A part of Vigna radiata var. radiata cultivar VC1973A chromosome 11, Vradiata_ver6, whole genome shotgun sequence genomic DNA contains:
- the LOC106776490 gene encoding BTB/POZ domain-containing protein At5g66560 yields MLSFQHLQKSVKLKSACIFESWYFSEEMATGEQPNSRGQAWFCTTELPSDLLVEVEKINFHLYKSPMMSKSRKLHQLITDQEANHSTATKPEAEEGGKHCHLVFADFPGGSETFELAAKFCFGAKIDLSSSNVVPLRCAGEFLEMTEEHSEENLISKTETFLSQSVLNGLKDSIIALKSSQRLMPLAETLGIPRRCVDSIVSEARFRWPVSDSAYTLRGRRKGVIDGEEDSWFGELTLLGLPLFKQLIIAMKGSEFRPEIIETCLMHYAKKHIPGLSRSNRKALTLSSSEAEQKELLEIVISNLSSKHSTQVRFLFGLLRTATMLSASEACRDMLEKKIGSQLDEVTLDDLLIPSYSYLNETLYDIDCVARILRYFLEEERKAAAIDGCEPTSPAMMLVGKLIDCYLSEIASDANLKPKKFYDLAISVPDQVRLFHDGLYRAVDVYLKAHPWVSKSDREKICEVLDCQKLTLEACTHAAQNERLPLRAVVRVLFFEQLQLRHAIAGTLMAAEEPARPSVPSADADEGGTGEGCTYDGGDINTWQVTVRENQVLRLDMDSMRSRVHQLERECSSMKRVIEKMDRTGPQGGGAWLALGKKFGCKFKTQVCDSHERTTVVDKREGRPHRRPHRE; encoded by the exons ATGCTTAGTTTTCAGCATCTTCAGAAGTCAGTTAAACTGAAATCTGCTTGTATTTTTGAATCCTGGTATTTTTCTGAGGAAATGGCAACAGGGGAGCAACCGAATTCCAGAGGGCAAGCATG GTTTTGCACAACGGAATTGCCAAGTGACCTTTTGGTTGAAGTAGAGAAGATAAACTTCCATCTTTACAAG TCTCCTATGATGTCAAAAAGTCGAAAGCTTCACCAGCTAATAACCGACCAAGAAGCAAATCATTCCACTGCTACCAAACCTGAAGCAGAAGAGGGGGGCAAACACTGTCATTTGGTATTCGCAGATTTCCCCGGCGGCTCCGAGACCTTTGAATTAGCCGCGAAATTCTGTTTCGGCGCCAAAATCGACTTATCTTCTTCCAATGTGGTTCCTCTCCGCTGCGCCGGGGAGTTTCTCGAGATGACGGAAGAACACTCCGAAGAAAACCTGATCTCCAAGACGGAGACCTTTCTCTCTCAGTCCGTGCTAAACGGCCTCAAGGACTCCATCATAGCTTTGAAATCCAGCCAGCGCTTAATGCCTCTCGCAGAGACTTTAGGAATCCCCCGGAGGTGCGTCGATTCCATCGTCTCCGAAGCACGGTTTAGGTGGCCAGTGAGCGATTCCGCTTACACGCTGCGGGGAAGAAGAAAAGGCGTGATCGATGGTGAAGAGGACTCTTGGTTTGGGGAGCTCACGCTTCTAGGTTTACCTTTGTTCAAGCAATTAATTATCGCCATGAAAGGATCTGAGTTTAGGCCGGAGATAATCGAAACATGTCTAATGCATTACGCTAAGAAACACATTCCAGGTTTGTCGAGGTCTAATCGGAAGGCTTTGACATTGTCTTCTTCAGAAGCAGAACAGAAAGAGTTACTTGAGATTGTGATTTCGAACCTGTCATCCAAGCACTCCACGCAGGTGAGGTTTCTCTTCGGACTGTTGCGAACCGCTACCATGCTGAGCGCTTCCGAAGCATGCAGAGACATGTTGGAGAAGAAGATAGGATCGCAGCTCGATGAAGTTACTCTGGATGACCTTCTCATACCTAGCTATTCATACCTAAACGAAACTTTGTACGATATCGATTGCGTAGCGAGGATTTTACGTTACTTTTTAGAAGAAGAACGAAAAGCGGCTGCAATCGACGGCTGCGAACCGACGTCGCCGGCGATGATGCTCGTCGGAAAACTCATCGACTGTTATCTTTCAGAGATCGCTTCCGATGCGAATCTCAAGCCTAAGAAATTCTACGATCTCGCTATCTCAGTTCCTGATCAAGTGAGACTGTTCCACGACGGTCTCTATCGTGCCGTAGATGTCTACCTCAAG GCGCATCCATGGGTTTCGAAATCGGATAGGGAGAAGATTTGTGAAGTGTTGGACTGTCAGAAACTTACACTGGAGGCGTGCACGCACGCCGCGCAGAATGAAAGGCTCCCGCTGCGAGCGGTGGTTCGCGTGCTCTTCTTCGAGCAACTTCAACTGCGGCACGCCATCGCCGGAACGCTGATGGCAGCGGAGGAGCCGGCAAGGCCTTCGGTGCCGTCAGCGGATGCAGACGAGGGTGGAACAGGGGAAGGATGCACGTACGATGGCGGCGATATTAACACGTGGCAGGTAACGGTGAGGGAGAATCAAGTGCTTCGCTTGGACATGGATAGCATGAGGTCGCGGGTACATCAGCTGGAACGAGAGTGTTCTTCGATGAAACGGGTGATTGAGAAGATGGACAGGACGGGCCCACAAGGTGGCGGGGCGTGGCTCGCTTTGGGTAAGAAGTTCGGTTGCAAGTTCAAAACGCAGGTTTGTGATTCCCATGAGCGGACAACGGTGGTTGACAAGCGCGAGGGTAGGCCCCACCGGCGTCCTCATCGTGAATAA